CTGTTGCAGCCCGTCCATGTAGCGCGCGCGCTCGTCCATCGCCGAGGACACGAAACCTTCCTTTTTGAAGATTTCGCCCATTGAGCGGTAGCTGGCGTGGGGCAGGCCCTGCGAGTTGAGCACCTGCATCGCGTACGGGAAGTCGCCCCGGTTGACCCGCACTTCCCAACCCTTCTTGCTGGAGGACGGCGCTTTTTCCGATGAAACCCCGGACCCGAGCAGTGCCGCCATGACCTGGTTGGCCTGTTGCTCATCCAGCTCGTTGTAGAGCGTGACCCGGTTGCAGGCGGCCAGCAGCAGGCAGGTCAGGACGAGGCAGGTGATGCGCCAAGGGAATGCCCGGTTGCGAAGATTCATGCGTGCTCCTGCTTACGACTGCTGACGGAACAATTGCTGGATGCCGTCAGAGGAACGGTTGGCAACGTTGGAGGTCAACTGCGCGGTGAACAGGAACTGGTGGCTGCGCATGGTGAGCTGGATCATCTCGCCCGGAGTGAGATCGGCCCCGTTGGCGGTCAGGATCTGCGACATCGACTCGATCTTGTCCGCGCCGCCGTTGAGGCCGTCGAGGGCGCCCAGCACGGCCCGCGTTCCCTGCGATGGCTCCGACACCGTTGGCGGCGCCACCGGGGCCGGTGCGTTCGCATTGGGCGCCGCGCCAGTGCGCTCCATCGTCGCGGCGAAATCACGCACGTCGAACGGCGTGGCCTGCGCTTGCGACGTTTGCGGCTGCTGGGCGGGCGACAGACCTCCAGCGCCGGTTTTGGCGGCGTCGAGCGCCGATACCTGGATTGCTTCGATCATGATCGTGTCCTCGCGAGGGGGTGGAATTACTGGCGCTTGCCGAGCGTTTCCAGTGCGTGGCCGACAGCGTTCTGCGAGGTCGCCGCGTTGTTGGACATGAACTGCATGCGCAGGCTCTCCGCGGTCAGCTGGACCATGTTGGACGGCTGGTCGCCACCCGACGCGATGGCATCTGACAGCTGCGTCACGCGCGCCGCCTGGCCGTCAAGCGTCTGGCCCCAGGCGCGGGACATCGCCTCGTACCAGCTGCCGCTGTCGCCGGAGGACACGCTGCTGCGGGTGCTGCCACTGCTCGCGGTGGCGATGAAGGTGGTGACGGGCGCGTTCGGATCGTTGGCGTTGATGCTCATGAGGTTTCTCCTTGATTCCCTTGTCGGGTTACATCCGGTTGGTGCGTGGATTGGCGGCAACGAATTGCCTGGCGACTGCGGCGGAAGGACGGCTTTCTTCGGAATTGCTGGCAACTTCTGCGGTGGGTTCCTCCACCTCGACGGGTGGATCGGGCTTGACCTGGTGGACCTTTCCATCGACCAGCGCCCACGCCGATTTGCCGATGGCGACCAGCGTGCCGCGGTCGTCGGGAAGCTCGGCTCCCACTGCGTAGCGGGTACCGTCGGCGGCGAGCACGTAGGAATCGTCGCCGCCCACGATCGAGACGATGCGGGTGCGTTCGACCGGAGCCTTGGCGCGCTGGGGTGCCTTGGCGTCCTCGTCGGCGTAGTTGCGCGGGATCACCCGGTTGATGCCGGTAACGTCGATCATGGCGCGTGAGGTCGCGGCTGCCCGGAGCTTGTCCTGGTCCTCGAAACGGCCACTGACTTCCACGTCGCCATTGCCCAGATAACGGGTGCGGGCGGTGATGCCCTGGCTGCGCAGGACCTCGGCGACGTCGGCGGCGACGTCCTCGCCGGTGCGCAGGTTCAACCGCAAGGGCAGCTCGCTGGCGTCGACTTCGCGCTGGATGCGGCTGCGCGTGGCGCTGTCGGGCACGGTCCCGGTCAATACCGTCATTCCGGCATCGTTGATTGAGGTGGTGTTGTCGCCGATGTTGTAGGTGCTGACCAGCGCAGCGACCTGCTCTTCCATGCTCGGCTCAGGCGCGGTGACCGGGCGTACGGAGGCATAGATGCCGGCTGAGACCAGCGACAGCACGGCCAGGCCGGCAAGCGTTTTGGCCAGGCCGGGACGAACGGCGCGGCGGGCGTTCAACGGCGCCTGCTCGATGGCATCAAGGCCGTCCGCGGGCATCCACTTCGGGTCGCTTGCATCGCCCACCGCGAAGCTCGCATCGCCCAGTCTCACCGGGGCGCCAAGCTGCAGTTCGATCGGATCACCGGGGTACAGCGGGTCGCCGGCAAAACCCGCGGGCGCGTCGATTGCCCGCAGCGCCAGGGAGTTGCCGTTGCGCAGCAGCATGGCGTGGTGGGGAGCCACACCGTCGTCGGACAGCACGATGTCGCAGTCCTCGCCGCTGCCGACCAGCAGCATTTCCTGGTCGCCCAGCACGCGGTTGGCGCCGATGTGGAGGCCGGCGAGGATGCGAAGCACCAGCCTGGCGGTTGTGGGCTGCGCCGTTGCGGATTTTTCGTCGGCGCCGGCGGCTGCCGCTGACTGCGGAGCCGACTCCGACGTCGCGGAGGCCTGCTCTGGATCGGGGACGATGTCGTCGATCATTGGAATTTCTCCTTGCATGCGTGATGCGTCATGCGTTGATCTGTCCTGCCTGCGAGATTCGCAGGTCGGCTGCCAATTCCTGGTACGAAAGCACGGGCAACTCGAAGAAATCGTTCTCCAGCAGCTTGCGCAAGTGCCTGCGCACGTCCAGTGAACACAAAAGGACGGGGCGCACCGAGCCGCCCTGGCGGGCCAGTTGGGTGCGCACTTCGCCGGACAGGCGGGCGGCCAGCTCCGGGGCGATGGCAAGCTGGCTGGCGCCACCGGCCACGCGGACCGACTGGCGCAGCCGATCCTCAAGCTCCGGGTGGATCAGCAGCACGTGCAGCGTGCGCTCGCCATCGGCATAGCGATCGGCGATCTCGCGCTTCAAGGCCACGCGCACGTATTCGGTCAGCAGCACGACGTCCTTCTCGCGACCACCGACGTCGGTGATCGCTTCAAACACGTCGCGCAGGTTGCGTACCGGGATGCCTTCCTCGGCGAGGCGGCGCAGCACGTCGGCCACGCGCTGCGGCGCCACCACGCGCAGCATTTCCTTGACCAGGTCGGGGTAGTCGCGCTGCATCTTCGCGAACAGGTTGGACGCCTCCTGGATGCCGATGAACCCTCCCATCCGGCGCTGCAGCGCGCGGCGGACGTGCTCGGTCAGCATCGCCAGGGGAGCGAGCGTGTCGTCCCCTGCTTCGTCCTGCCAGTGGCCGGACAGGGGCGGGTGGAAGCCCGCCAGCGCAGGGGTGTTGTCGCCGCTGCTGCGGGCGGGCCGGAAGTGGGCGCCCGTGCGCAAGGTGCCGTTCGCCATGCGCGCGCCGAACGCGGTGAGCTGATACTCGCCATCGGCCAGCGTGGCGTCGACGCGGGCCGTCGGCGCCGGCACCGGTACGCCGAACTCCTCGCGCAGGCGCTGGCAGACCTGGGTCAGGCCATCGAGCAGCGGCTGCTTGCCGAACTCCGCGGCCAGGCTGGGGGAGACCGCCAGTTGCAGCGGTGCGGGCGGCGCCAGGTCATCGATCTCGACCGGCTGCTGGTGGGTTGCCATGGCCTCGTCGGTGACGCGGAAGGCGCGGCGCAGCAGGTCGTTCTGGTGGCGGTAGCGCCACGCGGCGATGGTCAGCAGGGTCGCGCCCAACAGGCCGAAGACCACCGTTGGGAAGCCGGGCACCAGCATCATCAACAGCGAGAGCACGCCGGTGATGGTCAGCACCCGCGGCTGCGCGGAGATCTGCTTGGAGATGGCATCGCCCAGATGCCGATCGTCCTCGATGCCCGCGGTGCGCGTCACCACCAGTCCGGCCGAAATGGCCGCAAGGATGGCGGGGATCTGCGCCACCAGGCCATCACCGATGGTCAGGATGCTGTAGGTCTGGGTCGCATCGCCCAGCGACATGTCGCGTTGCAGCACGCCGATGGCCAGGCCGCCCAGCAGGTTGATGATGATGATCACGATGCCGGCGATCGCGTCACCCTTCACGAACTTCATCGCGCCATCGAGGCTGCCGTAAAGCTGGCTCTCGGTTTCCAGGTAGCGGCGCTTGGTGCGCGCCTCGTCCTTGTCCAGCAGCCCGGAGCGCAGGTCCGAATCGATCGACATCTGTTTGCCCGGCATCGCGTCCAGGGTGAAACGTGCCGCCACCTCGGCGACGCGCTCGGCACCCTTGGCGACGACGATGAACTGGACCACGGTGATGATCAGGAACACCACCAGGCCAACCACGAGGTTGCCGCCGGCGACCATGTTGCCGAATGTGTCGATGATGTGGCCCGCCTCGGCCTCCAGCAGGATCGACTTGGTGATCGCGATCGACAAAGCCAGGCGGAACAGGGTGGTGAGCAGGAGAACGCTGGGGAAACTGGAAAACGCCACCGGCGACGGTATGTAGATCGCCAGCAGCAGCAGTCCGAAGCCGATCGCGATGTTGAAGGCGACCAGCGTGTCGATCACCGCCATCGGCAGCGGCAGGATCATCAGGCTGATGATCAACACGGCGGCAAAGGCCAGCACGATATCGCTGTAGCCGCCGCGCTTGCGGGGCGCCGCGCCAGCGGGCGCCGCCATCAAGGATCCGATCAGCGTGCGCAAGGCAGGCTCCGTCGGCCGGTTGGTCGGCTCGGCGCGCGAGCTGTTGCAAAGGGGCAGATCAGTGTCGCTGCGTATCGCATCCGTTGCCTCTCTCGATTGACGTACGGTCCCGAGGCGCGAGGCGCAGCGGGCTTTTCGTACGTAGCTTCCAGCCCTGAGCGTCAGTATGTGACAATCAAGGTCAATCGAACGTAGCCGAATGTGATCCGCAATACCAGCAGGCGACGCGGATTTTTTTGCTATCTGAGACTTCGCGCCGGCAGTGTTCAGACAGTCGTGTCGGCCCTGTCCCAGCCTTCACCGGAAGCTAACGCGACACTGCAGACGGTAATGCGCAGCACGCTTTTGAAAGGGGATCAGGGTCCGGGCTTCACGGCGTCCACCGCGACGTCGGCCGCATCCAGCTCCGCAATGAGCGTCAGGGATTGGGCGCCGACGCCGATCGCGAACACCCGGTCGGCGCGGGTTCGAAGCACGACCACCCGCTCGCGGGGACCGACCGGCAACACCTGCACGATCGACAGCGCAGCGTCGCGGCCGGTCAACCTGTAGCGGCGGCGGGCGAAAAAAAGGACGGCGACAAGGCCAGCGATGACCAGAAGCAAGGGCACCACGACCGCAACCAGGTCCCAGACCAACGAACCGGACGCGACGACGGGTGCGCCCGCAGCGGCGGCCAGGTCCGCTTCGGCCACTGTGGGGTCCTGCATACCGGCCCGGGCGGTAAAACAGCTCAGCGCCAACCATGCCGCGATGACGGTGGACGCGATCGGGTTGCGTGTTGCATGGGTCGTATCAGCCATCGGAGCGGGACTCGGGCGGGAAGGGCGCGGCTACGGTAGCAGCAACACTCGCCTGATCCGGCCGCCCAATGCGGGGACGGGACCGAGGGCACACAGGCGGGGGACAGGGGCGCGATGAACAGTGAAGCGAAGACTAAGGGCGTACGGAAGACTGCGTCGCCCGATTCCTGCCCCGATCTGCTGGCGGTGCTGGACGGCTTGCCGTTCGCATGTGCCGCGTTTGATCCGGCCAGCCAGGGATTGGTCGGCGCCAACCAGCGCTACATGGACGAGTTTGGTCCGCTGCCGGGGCACGTCGCGCGCGACCAGCTGCTCGCCCACTTTCCCGGCGCCAGCGACGAGGTGCGGCTGGAGCACAACGGGCGCTGGTACGGGCTGCACTGGAGCAGTATCACCGCCGCGGCCGCGCCTCTGGCGCTGCTGACCGCGGTCGACATCAGCGAGCGCCTGGAAGTACTCGACTCGCACAAGAGCCAGCAGGAAAAGTTGCTGTTCACCTCGCGCATGATGTCGGTCGGTGAAATGGCCGCGACCCTGGCCCACGAGCTCAACCAGCCGTTGGCGGCGATCGTGAACTACCTCAACGGCAGCCTGCGCCTGGTCGCGCAGGCTGGCGGCCCGGTGCAGGTGGAGCGTGCGCTGCAGGCCGCGCGCACCCAGGCCGAACATGCCAGCGCGGTGATTGCCCGGGTGCGCGAGTTTGTCCGCGCCCGCGAACCGCGCCGCTCCCCGCAGGCGCTGGCATCGATGGTCGAGACGGTGCTTGAGCTGCTTCGGCTGGAAGCCGAGCGCCAGCAACTGCGCATCGACGTGATCCTGCCTCCGGTGCTGCCGTCCGCGTGGGCCGACCACGTGATGGTCGAGCAGGTGCTGCTGAACCTGGTCAAGAACGCGATCGAAGCCATGCGCGAGGTTCCCGCCGAGCGTCGTGCCCTGCGCGTGGAAGGCCGGGTCAATCTGGACGGCGATCTGGAGGTGCGCGTGATCGACCGTGGTGTCGGCCTGGCCGAGGACGAGCAGGACCAGTTGTTCTCGCCATTCTTCACCACCAAGGCCGATGGTCTGGGAATCGGCCTGGCGATCTGCCGGTCGATCATCGAGTACCACGAGGGACGCCTGTTCTTTGAACCCCATCCCGACGGCGGCAGCGTGTTCGGCTTTACCCTGCCTACGGCTCAGGGACGGCAATGACGGGCCGCGGGATTTTCCACGCCGGAGGCTGGCATGACTGACGTCGCTGCAATCGGAACGCTTGTCCATCTGGTCGATGACAACGACGCGTTCCGTGAATCGACCGCATGGCTGTTGCAGACCGCGGGTTTCGAGGTGCGGGAATATGCCTCGGGGCCGCAGTTCCTCGCCGAGGTGGTGGATGCGGCTGCGACGGCGTCATCGACCTCGGCCGCGCCGGCCGAATGCCTGGTGTCGGACATCCGCATGCCCGAGATGAGTGGCCTGCAGTTGCAGGCCGAACTGCGCCGTCGCGACAACGCATTGCCGCTGGTGTTCGTGACCGCGCACGGCGATGTTCCGCTGGCGGTGGAGGCGATGCGCAATGGCGCCGCACACTTCCTGGAGAAACCCTTCTCCGATGACGCGCTGATCGAGGCGATCCGCACCGCCTTGGCCAAGCCGGTAGGCGCAGCCGTGGCGCTGGCCAAGCTGACCCCGCGCGAGAAGCAGGTGCTGGACCTGGTCGTGGCGAGCAAGCCCAACAAGATCATTGCCGACATCCTCGGCATCAGCATCAAGACCGTTGAACTGCACAGGGCGAACATGATGGCAAAGCTTGGGGTACGGTCGGTGCCCGATTTGATGAAGGTGGCGCTCGGACATGGCTGATGCGGGAAGTGGAACGATCGAGGCGAACCGGGACGACGCCGCAGCCGCGACCAAGGTCACCTCGCTGCGTGGGCGCGTGCCGTCAATCGCGGCGTCGCAGCTGCTTCCGCTGCAGGCCTTGTTCGAATACCCGCGCCGATGGCATCTGGCTGATGGAGGCCGCCTGGTGTTCTCGCCGGGTACACCCGATGCCGGCGACGCAACCTTCGCCATCGATGCGGACGGCACGGGCATGGCGCTGCGCCTGGACGAGGATCGTTCGTCGGCGGAGCGGGCCGGCCTGCACTGGAGCGATTACGAGGGCCGCTCACGCGTGCTCGCCTGGAGCCTGGCCCAGGAATCCCGGTTGGCGCGCCTGAGCGAAGCGCTGGGAATGGCACTGGTTCCGGTGTTGCCGGCGGCCGATGCGGCCTCTGCAGCGGTCGCGACCGATGCGGACTCCGGCGATGTCTGGCTCGACTTCGTGGTTGAAGAGCCCGACCTTCCCGACGAGCCCAAGCCGCCGGGCCTGAGCGGGCTGCTGCGCCTGCCGGTCGACAGCCTGGCGCCCCTGCTTGCGCGCGCCGGAGACCCCTACGGCGAGGATCCGCCGGTGCCGCTGGGCGCCTGGCCTGGCTTGCCGGCCAACGTGGCGATTGCTTTTGCCGGACCCGAGATCCCCCTTGCCGAATGGCGGACCCTCACGCCGGGCAGTGTCATTGTTGCCGGTCGCCTGCGCGCGCCTCCGCCGGTGCACGCGTTCGCGTGCGGACGACGCTGGCCGCTGGCGTTCGACGGCCAGGGCTGGCGCGTGGACGGCCCATCAGAATCTTTGTCACCCCCTCAGGAGAGTTCCATGACCAGCAACGATGAAGCCGGCGCGCAGCCGGAAGCGGAGGCCCCGGTTGGCGGCGACGGTATTGAGCAACTGCCGGTCCAGCTGCGGTTTGAACTGGGCGAGCTCGAGCTGAGCATCGCCGAGTTGTCGGCCCTGCAGCCCGGATACGTCTTCCCGCTGGCCAGCCGCCTGGAAGGCGCCAACGTCGCCATCCGCGCCAACGGCCGCAACGTCGGTCGCGGCGAGGTGGTCGCGGTCGGCGATACGCTTGGTATCCGTCTGCTGGCGTGGAGCTGACGCGTGGACTTCAGTTCCTTCTCCCCGGCGCTGATCCTCGTCACCGTCGTCAGCCTTGCGCTGGCGCCGTTCGTGGCGGTGATGGTGACCTCGTTCACCAAGATCGTGGTCGTGCTCAGCCTGCTGCGCAACGCG
This genomic interval from Lysobacter ciconiae contains the following:
- a CDS encoding FHA domain-containing protein — encoded protein: MIDDIVPDPEQASATSESAPQSAAAAGADEKSATAQPTTARLVLRILAGLHIGANRVLGDQEMLLVGSGEDCDIVLSDDGVAPHHAMLLRNGNSLALRAIDAPAGFAGDPLYPGDPIELQLGAPVRLGDASFAVGDASDPKWMPADGLDAIEQAPLNARRAVRPGLAKTLAGLAVLSLVSAGIYASVRPVTAPEPSMEEQVAALVSTYNIGDNTTSINDAGMTVLTGTVPDSATRSRIQREVDASELPLRLNLRTGEDVAADVAEVLRSQGITARTRYLGNGDVEVSGRFEDQDKLRAAATSRAMIDVTGINRVIPRNYADEDAKAPQRAKAPVERTRIVSIVGGDDSYVLAADGTRYAVGAELPDDRGTLVAIGKSAWALVDGKVHQVKPDPPVEVEEPTAEVASNSEESRPSAAVARQFVAANPRTNRM
- the sctV gene encoding type III secretion system export apparatus subunit SctV, whose amino-acid sequence is MAAPAGAAPRKRGGYSDIVLAFAAVLIISLMILPLPMAVIDTLVAFNIAIGFGLLLLAIYIPSPVAFSSFPSVLLLTTLFRLALSIAITKSILLEAEAGHIIDTFGNMVAGGNLVVGLVVFLIITVVQFIVVAKGAERVAEVAARFTLDAMPGKQMSIDSDLRSGLLDKDEARTKRRYLETESQLYGSLDGAMKFVKGDAIAGIVIIIINLLGGLAIGVLQRDMSLGDATQTYSILTIGDGLVAQIPAILAAISAGLVVTRTAGIEDDRHLGDAISKQISAQPRVLTITGVLSLLMMLVPGFPTVVFGLLGATLLTIAAWRYRHQNDLLRRAFRVTDEAMATHQQPVEIDDLAPPAPLQLAVSPSLAAEFGKQPLLDGLTQVCQRLREEFGVPVPAPTARVDATLADGEYQLTAFGARMANGTLRTGAHFRPARSSGDNTPALAGFHPPLSGHWQDEAGDDTLAPLAMLTEHVRRALQRRMGGFIGIQEASNLFAKMQRDYPDLVKEMLRVVAPQRVADVLRRLAEEGIPVRNLRDVFEAITDVGGREKDVVLLTEYVRVALKREIADRYADGERTLHVLLIHPELEDRLRQSVRVAGGASQLAIAPELAARLSGEVRTQLARQGGSVRPVLLCSLDVRRHLRKLLENDFFELPVLSYQELAADLRISQAGQINA
- a CDS encoding flagellar biosynthetic protein FliO, translated to MADTTHATRNPIASTVIAAWLALSCFTARAGMQDPTVAEADLAAAAGAPVVASGSLVWDLVAVVVPLLLVIAGLVAVLFFARRRYRLTGRDAALSIVQVLPVGPRERVVVLRTRADRVFAIGVGAQSLTLIAELDAADVAVDAVKPGP
- a CDS encoding sensor histidine kinase, whose product is MNSEAKTKGVRKTASPDSCPDLLAVLDGLPFACAAFDPASQGLVGANQRYMDEFGPLPGHVARDQLLAHFPGASDEVRLEHNGRWYGLHWSSITAAAAPLALLTAVDISERLEVLDSHKSQQEKLLFTSRMMSVGEMAATLAHELNQPLAAIVNYLNGSLRLVAQAGGPVQVERALQAARTQAEHASAVIARVREFVRAREPRRSPQALASMVETVLELLRLEAERQQLRIDVILPPVLPSAWADHVMVEQVLLNLVKNAIEAMREVPAERRALRVEGRVNLDGDLEVRVIDRGVGLAEDEQDQLFSPFFTTKADGLGIGLAICRSIIEYHEGRLFFEPHPDGGSVFGFTLPTAQGRQ
- a CDS encoding response regulator transcription factor translates to MTDVAAIGTLVHLVDDNDAFRESTAWLLQTAGFEVREYASGPQFLAEVVDAAATASSTSAAPAECLVSDIRMPEMSGLQLQAELRRRDNALPLVFVTAHGDVPLAVEAMRNGAAHFLEKPFSDDALIEAIRTALAKPVGAAVALAKLTPREKQVLDLVVASKPNKIIADILGISIKTVELHRANMMAKLGVRSVPDLMKVALGHG
- the sctQ gene encoding type III secretion system cytoplasmic ring protein SctQ — protein: MADAGSGTIEANRDDAAAATKVTSLRGRVPSIAASQLLPLQALFEYPRRWHLADGGRLVFSPGTPDAGDATFAIDADGTGMALRLDEDRSSAERAGLHWSDYEGRSRVLAWSLAQESRLARLSEALGMALVPVLPAADAASAAVATDADSGDVWLDFVVEEPDLPDEPKPPGLSGLLRLPVDSLAPLLARAGDPYGEDPPVPLGAWPGLPANVAIAFAGPEIPLAEWRTLTPGSVIVAGRLRAPPPVHAFACGRRWPLAFDGQGWRVDGPSESLSPPQESSMTSNDEAGAQPEAEAPVGGDGIEQLPVQLRFELGELELSIAELSALQPGYVFPLASRLEGANVAIRANGRNVGRGEVVAVGDTLGIRLLAWS